The Helianthus annuus cultivar XRQ/B chromosome 16, HanXRQr2.0-SUNRISE, whole genome shotgun sequence genome includes a window with the following:
- the LOC110918826 gene encoding mitogen-activated protein kinase kinase kinase 17 translates to MKMNLQELKTMKRRLFGEDKDHEGKRSKQEDWKHAQKMYGDGAAWVRGVMIGKGSFGCVFIANLKNDKSRYSLYPPVMAVKSAEVSASGSVQKEKEVMDNISGCPYVIKCFGEEITNGESGRMVYNMLLEYGSGGTLADAIKSSNGKGLPELDVRRHARSILRGLSHIHKRGYVHCDLKPQNILLVANEGKTSGFVAKIGDLGSAKRIKQVKKNILNNYGPCWRGTPMYLSPEALVNGVQEKPADVWAVGCIVYEMLTGKPLRYSYQDLGVHEMTSRIGDGRDLFSISSSLSAEGTSFLEKCLCGKVMCRLTANMLLKHPFLKGLPDDDIDEVESHEVFDINTITSSSLFFDDDELWLSSCSEDEDVDVTASANGESINARFQEVRRFLRSCIKVNIGQIDKLPYSHIEEKTDFATEPPGYKNNSNRD, encoded by the exons ATGAAAATGAACTTACAGGAGTTGAAGACGATGAAAAGACGCTTGTTTGGTGAAGACAAGGATCATGAAGGGAAGAGAAGTAAGCAAGAAGATTGGAAGCATGCACAAAAGATGTATGGAGATGGTGCTGCATGGGTCAGAGGTGTAATGATCGGAAAAGGCAGTTTCGGTTGTGTTTTCATCGCAAATTTGAAGAACGATAAATCCAGATACAGCTTGTATCCACCGGTTATGGCCGTAAAATCTGCTGAGGTTTCTGCTTCGGGTTCAGTTCAGAAGGAGAAAGAGGTTATGGATAATATTAGCGGTTGTCCGTACGTGATCAAGTGTTTTGGGGAAGAAATCACCAACGGGGAGAGCGGTCGGATGGTGTATAACATGTTGTTGGAGTATGGTTCTGGTGGAACCTTAGCCGATGCAATCAAGAGCTCAAATGGAAAAGGATTGCCAGAATTGGATGTGAGGCGACATGCGCGATCCATTCTTCGCGGGTTGAGTCACATTCATAAAAGAGGGTATGTTCATTGTGATTTGAAGCCACAAAATATATTGCTAGTAGCAAATGAAGGTAAAACTAGTGGTTTTGTTGCTAAAATTGGCGATTTGGGATCGGCGAAGAGGATTAAGCAGGTTAAGAAAAATATATTGAATAATTATGGGCCTTGTTGGAGGGGTACACCTATGTATCTATCACCTGAAGCTTTGGTTAATGGTGTTCAAGAAAAGCCTGCTGATGTTTGGGCGGTCGGGTGTATTGTTTATGAGATGTTGACTGGAAAACCGCTTAGGTATTCATATCAGGATTTGGGTGTTCATGAGATGACAAGTCGGATTGGTGATGGACGCGACTTGTTTTCTATTTCTAGCAGTTTGTCTGCCGAAGGGACGAGTTTCTTGGAGAAATGTTTGTGTGGAAAGGTTATGTGTAGATTAACCGCTAACATGTTGTTAAAGCATCCTTTCTTAAAAGGGTTGCCTGATGATGATATCGATGAGGTCGAATCACACGAGGTTTTTGACATAAACACCATCACCTCATCGTCATTGTTCTTTGATGATGATGAGTTGTGGTTGTCTTCTTGttcagaagatgaagatgtgGATGTCACTGCAAGTGCAAACGGAGAAAGTATTAATGCTAGATTTCAAGAAGTGCGGAGATTTCTG AGATCTTGTATTAAGGTCAACATCGGGCAAATCGACAAGCTTCCATACTCTCA CATTGAAGAGAAAACCGATTTTGCAACCGAGCCACCTGGGTATAAAAACAACTCAAACCGTGATTAA